One Mesorhizobium sp. L-2-11 genomic region harbors:
- a CDS encoding SLC13 family permease, with amino-acid sequence MNIQILSIALLVGMFVIATMQPINMGALAFACAFLVGSLVMAMKPAVIFAGFPSDLFLTLVGITYLFAIAQINGTIDWLVEGAVKLVRGHVAWTPWVMFLVAAVITGFGALGPAAVAILAPVALGFAFQYRINPVMMGLMVIHGAQAGGFSPISVYGGITNQIVEKAGLPFAPTSLFLSSFFFNLAIAVLVFFVFGGSKVLRKYSVASGPLPDLHPEGVTQSIVGHGGTLATPISHHVFEEQTKNMSALSGLTTERLTTLIGLTALAVGALVFKFNVGLVAITVAVALALLSPKTQKAAIDKVSWSTVLLIAGIITYVGLMEKIGTIDYVAQGISSLGMPLLVALLLCFTGAIVSAFASSTALLGAIIPLAVPFLLQGQISAIGVVAAIAISTTIVDTSPFSTNGALVVANAQEAERDGVLKTLLIYSALIAIIGPVIAWLVFVVPGLV; translated from the coding sequence ATGAACATCCAGATTTTGTCGATTGCGCTGCTGGTCGGCATGTTCGTGATCGCCACCATGCAGCCGATCAACATGGGCGCGCTCGCCTTCGCGTGCGCCTTTCTGGTCGGCTCGCTCGTCATGGCCATGAAGCCGGCGGTAATATTTGCTGGCTTCCCGAGCGACCTCTTCCTGACACTGGTCGGCATTACCTACCTGTTCGCCATCGCCCAGATCAACGGCACTATCGATTGGCTGGTCGAGGGCGCGGTCAAACTGGTGCGCGGACATGTGGCGTGGACTCCCTGGGTCATGTTCCTGGTCGCCGCCGTCATCACCGGCTTCGGTGCGCTCGGACCTGCAGCGGTCGCCATCCTGGCCCCGGTGGCGCTGGGTTTTGCGTTCCAGTACCGCATCAATCCGGTCATGATGGGATTGATGGTTATTCACGGTGCACAGGCGGGCGGCTTTTCGCCGATCAGCGTCTATGGCGGCATCACCAATCAGATCGTCGAAAAGGCGGGGCTGCCGTTCGCGCCGACATCGCTGTTTCTCTCCAGCTTCTTCTTCAACCTGGCCATCGCCGTCCTCGTCTTCTTCGTCTTCGGCGGCTCGAAGGTGCTGCGCAAGTATTCGGTCGCGTCGGGACCGCTGCCTGACCTCCACCCTGAGGGCGTGACGCAGTCAATCGTCGGCCACGGCGGCACGCTGGCTACTCCGATCAGCCATCACGTCTTTGAGGAGCAGACGAAAAATATGTCGGCGCTTTCCGGCCTGACTACGGAGAGGTTGACGACATTGATCGGCCTGACCGCGCTCGCGGTCGGCGCGCTTGTCTTCAAGTTCAATGTCGGCCTGGTTGCGATTACTGTCGCTGTCGCGCTGGCGCTGCTCTCGCCGAAGACTCAAAAGGCGGCGATCGACAAGGTCAGCTGGTCGACGGTGCTCCTGATCGCCGGCATCATCACCTATGTCGGCCTCATGGAGAAGATCGGCACGATCGACTACGTCGCCCAAGGCATTTCGAGCCTGGGCATGCCGCTGCTGGTCGCACTCCTCCTCTGCTTCACCGGAGCCATTGTATCGGCATTCGCCTCGTCCACGGCATTGCTGGGAGCCATCATTCCGCTGGCCGTGCCCTTCCTCCTGCAGGGACAGATCAGTGCCATAGGCGTGGTTGCCGCGATCGCGATCTCCACCACCATCGTTGACACCAGTCCATTTTCGACCAACGGCGCGCTGGTCGTTGCCAATGCACAGGAAGCAGAGCGCGACGGCGTGCTGAAGACGTTGCTGATCTACAGCGCGCTTATCGCGATCATCGGTCCTGTCATCGCCTGGCTGGTTTTCGTCGTCCCCGGGTTGGTTTGA
- the hutC gene encoding histidine utilization repressor, whose amino-acid sequence MIRLPESAGPLYEKVKDYVLGNIGSGNWPKDRRLPSENELVSTLGVSRMTVHRALRELTSEGHLLRIQGVGTFVAPPKPQSALIEIRNIAGEIAARGARHRAEVIVLEKIRNPALDLVVAFEFTRRRPVAHSIIVHFEDDVPVQLEERFVNPALAPDYHRQNFVATTTYDYLQRATPLTEVEHVISAIAAEETAARHLMIRPGDPCLLLHRRTWSGAAVATVNKLTYVGSRYSLGSRYAPSPA is encoded by the coding sequence ATGATCAGGCTTCCCGAATCCGCCGGACCTCTCTACGAAAAGGTCAAGGACTACGTGCTCGGCAATATCGGCAGCGGCAACTGGCCGAAGGACCGCAGGCTGCCTTCCGAAAACGAGCTGGTCAGCACGCTCGGCGTCTCGAGGATGACGGTGCACCGGGCGCTGAGGGAACTGACCTCGGAAGGCCACCTGCTGCGCATCCAGGGCGTAGGCACCTTTGTGGCGCCGCCGAAACCGCAATCGGCCCTCATCGAAATCAGGAACATCGCCGGCGAGATCGCCGCGCGCGGCGCGCGCCACAGGGCCGAGGTCATCGTCCTCGAGAAGATCCGCAATCCGGCGCTGGACCTCGTCGTCGCCTTCGAGTTCACGCGCCGGAGGCCAGTCGCCCATTCGATCATCGTGCATTTCGAAGACGATGTGCCGGTCCAGCTCGAGGAACGCTTTGTCAATCCGGCGCTCGCACCCGACTACCATCGGCAGAATTTCGTGGCGACCACCACCTACGACTATTTGCAGCGGGCGACGCCGCTGACGGAAGTGGAGCATGTGATCTCGGCCATCGCAGCAGAAGAGACGGCGGCCCGCCATTTGATGATCCGACCCGGCGACCCCTGCCTGCTCCTGCATCGGCGGACCTGGTCGGGCGCGGCGGTCGCCACCGTCAACAAGCTCACCTATGTCGGCAGCCGCTATTCGCTGGGCAGCCGCTACGCGCCCTCACCCGCATGA
- a CDS encoding zinc-dependent alcohol dehydrogenase: MKAARLHAAGDLRVEDVPSPGEPAPGWVRLKVTAAGICGSDLHNFRTGQWISRAPSVAGHEFAGEVTAVGAGVSQFALGDRVVADSRFWCGECPACRAGLHNVCARLGFVGEVCDGGFAEETQLPARLLVRHDATLDPAIAAMAEPLAVALHAVRQLAAPAAAPVLIAGCGPIGGLAALLLSRPGERQVLVADRNAARAQLVAKVSGATVVDLDAPPRDPGLRHAIDATGSVAVMARLLDVLAGGGTLALVGISHGRLDLDPNFLVEREIALVGCHAFTDELAPAVAMLGDLAPALSRFVAEEIAIGEIPAAYQRLIAGASGGLKTIVRMERG, translated from the coding sequence ATGAAGGCGGCCAGACTCCATGCGGCGGGCGATTTGCGGGTCGAGGATGTGCCATCTCCCGGCGAACCAGCGCCTGGCTGGGTGCGGCTCAAGGTGACGGCCGCCGGCATTTGCGGCTCCGACCTCCACAACTTCCGCACCGGTCAGTGGATCAGCCGCGCGCCGAGCGTCGCCGGGCATGAGTTCGCCGGCGAGGTGACCGCCGTGGGGGCCGGCGTGTCCCAGTTTGCGCTCGGAGACCGGGTCGTGGCCGATTCGCGCTTCTGGTGCGGCGAATGTCCTGCCTGCCGGGCCGGCCTGCATAATGTTTGTGCCAGGCTGGGCTTTGTAGGCGAGGTCTGCGACGGCGGCTTCGCGGAAGAAACGCAGCTGCCGGCGCGGCTGCTTGTGCGTCACGACGCCACGCTCGATCCCGCGATCGCCGCCATGGCGGAGCCGCTGGCGGTCGCCCTGCACGCTGTGCGGCAGCTGGCGGCGCCGGCCGCAGCGCCGGTGCTGATCGCTGGTTGCGGCCCGATCGGCGGATTGGCGGCGCTGCTCCTGTCGCGGCCGGGCGAGAGACAGGTCCTCGTCGCCGACCGCAATGCGGCGCGTGCGCAGCTTGTGGCCAAGGTCAGCGGCGCGACCGTCGTCGACCTCGACGCCCCGCCCCGTGATCCTGGCTTGCGCCATGCCATCGACGCGACGGGCAGCGTGGCGGTGATGGCGCGGCTGCTCGATGTCTTGGCTGGCGGCGGCACGCTGGCGCTGGTCGGCATTTCGCATGGCCGCCTCGACCTCGACCCCAACTTCCTGGTCGAGCGCGAGATCGCGCTTGTCGGCTGCCACGCCTTCACCGACGAGCTTGCGCCGGCCGTCGCGATGCTTGGCGATCTCGCGCCCGCGCTGTCGCGCTTCGTGGCTGAGGAGATCGCGATCGGCGAGATTCCCGCCGCCTACCAGCGCCTGATCGCCGGCGCGAGCGGCGGGTTGAAGACCATCGTCCGAATGGAGAGAGGATGA
- a CDS encoding malonate--CoA ligase — protein sequence MSNHLFDAMRASAKSGESIFIETIDGQRWTYADALRLSGQIASAIDVLGVRPGDRVAVQVDKSPQALMLYLACVRCGAIYLPLNTAYTLAELDYFIGDAEPRLVIVSSKSRTDVERIAHGYGAIVETLDADGAGSLMQLARDEPADFLDAARAPDDLAAILYTSGTTGRSKGAMLTHDNLLSNAMALRECWRVTAADRLIHALPIFHTHGLFVATNVTLIAGASMFLLPKFEPEEILSLMPRATLMMGVPTFYVRLLQHEGLNRETVANIRLFISGSAPLLAETHAAFKQRTGHAILERYGMTETNMNTSNPYDGERRAGTVGFPLPGVSVRVTDPATGETLEPGKTGMIEIKGPNVFTGYWRMPEKTAAEFTKDGYFISGDLGKIDEAGYLHIVGRDKDLVISGGYNIYPKEVEGEIDQLDGVAESAVIGIAHPDFGEGVTAIVVLKPGAAMDEKAVLNALRDRLARYKQPKRVIFAEDLPRNTMGKVQKNLLRDRFKSLYMPAS from the coding sequence ATGAGCAATCACCTGTTCGACGCCATGCGAGCATCCGCCAAGTCAGGCGAGTCGATTTTCATCGAGACTATTGATGGTCAGCGTTGGACCTATGCAGATGCGCTGCGGCTCTCCGGACAGATCGCCAGCGCAATTGATGTGCTCGGCGTTCGCCCTGGCGACCGCGTCGCGGTCCAGGTGGACAAGAGCCCGCAGGCTCTGATGCTCTATCTCGCATGCGTGCGCTGCGGGGCGATCTATCTGCCGCTGAATACCGCTTATACGCTGGCTGAACTCGACTATTTCATCGGTGACGCCGAACCGCGGCTCGTCATCGTCTCCTCGAAGTCGCGAACTGATGTCGAGAGGATCGCGCACGGCTACGGCGCGATTGTCGAAACGCTCGATGCGGACGGCGCCGGGTCGCTCATGCAGTTGGCCCGGGACGAGCCTGCCGATTTTCTCGACGCGGCGCGCGCGCCCGACGATCTCGCCGCGATCCTGTACACATCTGGGACCACCGGCCGTTCCAAGGGCGCAATGCTGACGCACGACAACCTCTTGTCCAATGCAATGGCACTGCGCGAATGCTGGCGGGTGACTGCAGCCGACCGGCTGATCCACGCACTGCCGATTTTTCACACGCATGGGCTCTTCGTGGCGACCAATGTCACGCTCATCGCCGGCGCGTCGATGTTTCTGCTCCCAAAGTTCGAGCCTGAGGAAATCCTTTCTCTGATGCCGCGGGCGACGCTGATGATGGGCGTGCCGACCTTCTATGTCCGGTTGCTTCAGCATGAGGGCCTGAACCGGGAGACGGTCGCCAATATCAGGCTGTTCATCTCCGGCTCGGCGCCGCTGCTCGCTGAAACGCACGCCGCATTCAAGCAGCGCACCGGTCACGCCATTCTCGAACGCTACGGCATGACCGAAACCAACATGAACACCTCAAACCCCTATGACGGCGAGCGAAGGGCAGGGACGGTGGGTTTCCCACTCCCGGGCGTGTCGGTGAGGGTCACCGATCCGGCCACGGGCGAGACGCTCGAACCAGGCAAAACCGGCATGATCGAGATCAAGGGCCCGAACGTTTTCACGGGTTATTGGCGGATGCCTGAAAAGACGGCGGCGGAATTCACAAAGGACGGCTATTTCATCAGCGGCGACCTCGGCAAGATCGATGAGGCGGGCTATCTCCACATCGTCGGCCGCGACAAGGACCTGGTGATCTCCGGCGGCTACAACATCTACCCGAAAGAAGTCGAGGGTGAGATCGATCAACTCGACGGTGTCGCCGAGAGCGCGGTCATCGGCATTGCACACCCGGATTTCGGCGAGGGGGTGACGGCCATCGTGGTGCTCAAGCCCGGTGCCGCAATGGACGAAAAGGCCGTGCTCAACGCGCTGCGCGACCGCCTCGCGCGCTACAAGCAGCCGAAACGGGTGATCTTCGCCGAGGACCTTCCGCGCAACACCATGGGAAAGGTGCAGAAGAACCTTCTGCGCGACCGGTTCAAAAGCCTTTACATGCCTGCCTCCTAG
- the hisD gene encoding histidinol dehydrogenase translates to MPNVSFHDLSQLDAANRAALMRRSETDLSGFMEKAAPIIEAVRTEGDAALVRFARDFDKADLDAGRLKVSPAEFDAAFGMVDEDVTAAIRFGIDNIRHFHEEQKPEAMWLKEMRPGAYAGDRFTPIRSVALYVPRGKGAFPSVTMMTAVPAVVAGVPELAIVTPPAPDGSVDAATLVAARLAGVETVYKCGGAQAVAAVAYGTETIKAALKIVGPGSPWVVAAKRLLAGVIDPGLPAGPSEAIILADDSVHGGLAALDLLIEAEHGPDSSAYLVTHSRRVAEEALAALPEHWARMTEQRVAFSTAVLTGACGGIVLTASIEESYRFINDYAPEHLEILSTDPFAHLGHITEAAEILMGPHTPVSIGNFGLGPNAVLPTSRWARTCGPLSVTDFVKRSSIGYVTAAAYPEFARHARTLARYEGFSSHEHAVSGVRDRYLAR, encoded by the coding sequence ATGCCAAACGTATCATTCCACGATCTGAGCCAACTCGACGCCGCCAATCGTGCGGCATTGATGCGGCGCTCGGAGACCGATCTCTCTGGCTTTATGGAGAAAGCCGCGCCTATCATCGAGGCGGTCCGAACAGAAGGTGACGCCGCGCTCGTCCGCTTCGCCCGCGACTTTGACAAGGCAGATCTCGACGCCGGGCGGCTGAAGGTCAGCCCCGCCGAGTTTGACGCCGCCTTCGGCATGGTTGACGAGGACGTGACCGCCGCCATTCGCTTCGGCATCGACAATATCCGGCATTTCCACGAAGAGCAGAAGCCGGAAGCGATGTGGCTCAAGGAAATGCGGCCCGGCGCCTATGCCGGCGACCGCTTCACGCCGATCCGCTCGGTGGCGCTCTATGTCCCGCGCGGCAAAGGGGCGTTCCCTTCGGTCACAATGATGACCGCAGTGCCCGCAGTGGTGGCGGGCGTCCCGGAGCTTGCCATCGTCACGCCGCCGGCGCCCGATGGCTCGGTGGACGCAGCGACGCTGGTCGCGGCGCGCCTCGCCGGCGTCGAGACGGTCTACAAATGCGGCGGCGCGCAGGCGGTCGCCGCGGTCGCCTACGGCACAGAGACGATCAAGGCCGCGCTCAAGATCGTCGGACCAGGCAGCCCCTGGGTGGTTGCGGCCAAGCGGCTGCTTGCCGGCGTCATCGATCCCGGCCTTCCCGCCGGTCCGTCGGAAGCGATCATCCTCGCCGACGACAGCGTGCATGGCGGGCTGGCCGCGCTCGACCTCCTCATCGAGGCGGAGCACGGGCCGGACTCGTCGGCCTATCTGGTGACCCACAGCCGCCGCGTCGCGGAGGAGGCACTGGCCGCGCTGCCGGAACACTGGGCGCGCATGACCGAGCAACGGGTCGCGTTCTCCACCGCGGTCCTGACCGGCGCCTGTGGCGGCATCGTGCTGACGGCATCGATCGAGGAGAGCTACCGTTTCATCAACGACTACGCACCGGAGCATCTGGAGATCCTCTCCACCGACCCCTTTGCGCACCTTGGCCACATCACCGAAGCTGCCGAGATCCTGATGGGGCCGCACACGCCGGTCTCGATCGGCAATTTCGGGCTGGGCCCCAACGCCGTGCTGCCGACCAGCCGCTGGGCGCGCACTTGTGGACCGCTCTCGGTCACGGATTTCGTCAAGCGCTCTTCCATCGGCTACGTGACGGCGGCGGCCTATCCGGAATTCGCACGCCATGCCCGCACACTGGCGCGCTATGAAGGCTTCTCCTCGCATGAACACGCCGTCTCCGGCGTGCGCGACCGATATCTGGCGCGGTAG